GCACCGGCTCGCCGTCCAATCCATTCCACCGAGTTCCCCATTGACGCTGGAATCGCATCCCGTGCCCCGCTATACCGAAACGGTGAAAGGCCAGAGGGCCGAAATGGCAAGGGAACGGGGTGCAAGGGGAAAGGCCCTACCTCGAAAAGGCCAAAAGGCCTCCCGATCGGCCCGTCATCAGGACACCCACATGCTTTCCCTGTTCCAGCGAAAACGGCCCGCGGTCGCTACCGCTCCAACGCCACCACCCGCATCCGACCTCCCGAAAGGGTTGATGCGGCCCGAGTCGGCCGCATCGCTGCTGGCCACCCCGCGTCGGCAGAAGCTGCTGGAGCACATCTGGCAGCGCACGTCTCTGTCGCGCAAGCAGTTCGCCGTCCTGTACCGCGCGCCGCTGGAGCGCTACGCCGAACTGGTTCAGGCCTTCCCGGCTTCCGAATCGCATCATCATGCGTACCCGGGCGGGATGCTCGACCATGGCCTGGAGATCGTTGCCTATGCCCTCAAGCTGCGGCAGTCCCATCTGCTTCCCATCGGCGCAAGCCCCGAGGACCAAGCTGCGCAGGCTGAAGCCTGGACTGCTGCGGTCGCCTATGCCGCGTTGTTGCACGACATCGGCAAGATCGCCGTCGATCTGCACGTCGAACTGGCCGATGGCTCGCTGTGGCACCCGTGGTACGGTCCGCTGCACCAGCCGTACCGCTTCCGCTACCGCGACGATCGCGAATACCGCCTGCATAGCGCGGCGACGGGCTTGCTCTACCGCCAACTGCTGGACACCCAACTCCTGGACTGGCTCAGTGACTATCGCGACCTGTGGGGACCGCTGCTCTACGTCCTGGCCGGCCAGTACGAGCATGCCGGTGTGCTGGGCGAACTCGTGGTGCAGGCCGACCGCGCCTCCGTGGCCCAGGAACTGGGCGGCGATCCGGCGCGCGCCATGGCCGCGCCCAAGCACGCGCTGCAACGCAAGCTGCTTGACGGGTTGCGCTACCTGCTCAAGGAAGAGTTGAAGTTGAATCAGCCCGAGGCCTCCGATGGCTGGCTCACCGAGGATGCCTTGTGGCTGGTGAGCAAGACGGTCTCGGACAAGCTGCGCGCGCACCTGTTATCGCAGGGCATCGATGGCATCCCTGCGAACAACACCGCCGTCTTCAACGTGCTGCAGGACCACGGCATGTTGCAGCCCACACTGGACGGGAAGGCGGTCTGGCGGGCGACCGTGACCAGCAACGCCGGCTGGACCCACTCATTCACGCTGCTGCGCCTCGCACCTGCGCTGATCTGGGAGGCTGGCGAGCGACCGGCGCCGTTCGCCGGGACGGTAGCGATCGACACGTCACCTGTCGAGAAGCACGCCGCTGCGGCATCGTCGCCGGAGGTCGCGGCGAAACCGACCCCAGGAGGTCAGGAATCGCCGCCATGGGAAGGCGGCAGCGCTGCTGACCCAATTATCGCCCCCCTGGCTGAGGCCATGCCCGACGTCATGGAGGATCTGCTGACGATGGTAGGAATGGGCGATTCGTCCGCCACACAGCAGGATGAGTCAACCATCCCCACCGAACTCTCTGCCACACGCCCTGAAGCACCACCACCATCGATCGTGGCATCTTCACCCTCATCACCGGCGCCCGCGGCCACACCAGCAGCGACAACGGTGCAGCCATCTGGCGAGCACTTCATGGCATGGCTGAAACAGGGGATTGCCTCGCGTCGGCTCATCATCAATGACGCGAAGGCACTCGTGCATACCGTCAGCGATACCGCATACTTGGTCAGCCCAGGAGTGTTCCAGCGATACGCTCAAGAGCATCCGCAGTTGGCAGCCATTGCCCGCCAGGAAAAACTGGAGCCGTGGCAGTGGGCACAAAAGCGCTTCGAGAAGCTGGCCGCGCACCGCAAGCAGGCCAGCGGCCTGAACATCTGGACTTGTCACGTCTCAGGGCCGCGCAAATCGCGGCAGTTGCACGGCTACCTGTTGACGCAGCCCGGTGCGTTGTTCGAGCGAGTGCCGCCCAACAACCCCTACTTGTGCCTCTTCAACGAGGAGGCGGGGCGTGAAGTCTCGCTGGCTGCGAAATGAGGATATCCAGTGGGCGCGGTCCGGATGCCCGCTCTTCGGTGCACAGGTCAGAGCGTAACCCCATGGGAAATGCCCTGCTGCGCCGCCCGGTATCGTCCGGGGGTCATACCCGTCCAGTGGCGGAACGCGCGGTGGAAGACGGCAGGGGCACTGAAGCCCAAAGCATCGGATATCTCCTCCAGTGAGCTGTCGTTGCGCACAAGGTGGAGGATGGCCAGATCCCTGCGCAACTCATCCTTGATGCCCTGGAACGACAGCCCTTCCTGCTGCAGCTTGCGCATCAATGTCCGCGAGGACATGTGCAGCCGGCTGGAAACATCGTCCAGCGTCCGTCCGAGATCCACATGCAGCAGCTCACGCACCTTCAGCCGGAGGGCGTGCTGGTGGTAGGAGGTGAAAATCCAGTCGCGCGGCGCCCGCTCCAGGAAGCTGCGCGCGTCGGACGCGCTGCGTTTCGGCCGGACCTTTGCGAGTTCGGCGTGAAAGGTGATCTGAGAGAGGGGTCCGCAGAAATCGATCGGGGCCGGAAACAGGATCGAATAGTCGGCTGCAAATGATGGGCGTGGAAAAGCGAAGGCCACACTGCGCACCGGGACCTCTCGGCCGGCGAGCCATGACACGATGCCGTGCGTCAGCTTCAGCATCAGTGCGTGCCCGAATCGGTTCCCCCCCGCTTTGGAAGACCGCGGGACAAGTTCCAAGCGCAAGGAGGCGTCTGCCTTCGTGAGACTCAGCCTGTAGTCGTCCAGCAGCAGGTTCCAGACCTGCGTGAAGCGATACAGCGCTACCTCGATGCTTGGCGCGTCCATGACCGCTCGGACGATGTACTTCAAAGCGCCGGTCCGTATGGGCCGGCTCCACAGTCCCATCATTTCATCGCCGGTGGCAGCGGCGCTTCGTCGGTACAGCCCGACCAGTTGATCGTGCGTCAGACGCGAGCCGGGGTGGCTGATGAATGCCTTCACGATGCCGGCCTGCTGCAGGCAGCGATCCAGGGCCTGGTCCGAGCACAGCGAGCGCAGGCTGCGCAGCAGGTCCTCCACCAGATCGCATGAGACCGTGGCCGCCGCGACGGCATTTGGGCTCGCAGGAAGTCCTCTTGGCGGCCTGACGAGATTGTCAGTTTTTGCAAATTTCACGGCGCTATTGGCAATTGAGCCCAGCATCCCCGGTAAGTAATCTACGGGCATGGAAAAGGTAAAGGCCCCTCAATAGTATCGGCTGCGAGGTTCGACCGCGATTCCGGCGGTCTCTCTGCACTTCGCGCCCAGGCCAGGCTCAGTGCGCAAGAATTGGCAACATTGGCATAGATCCTCGGCCTTGAACGGATGGTCCGCTTCAGTGCGGGCCATGCCGTCACCGCAGCGGCGAGGCGGCCGATGCCTGCCGGACCGAGCATATCGACCTGCCCGCCGCAGACCACCATGTTCATGACCCACTGCAAGGAGAACTTCATGTCCGAGCCCATTCTGCTGACCTCCGAACAAGACAACATCGGCATCGTCACGCTCAACATGGCGCACAAGCGCAACGCGCTCAATGAGGAAGCGATCGCCGCCATCGACGCCTATTTCTCAGCGGTGCCCAGCCACATCCGGGCCATCCTCCTGACGGCCAAGGGCGATCACTTCTGTGCCGGCCTGGACCTCAAGGAACATCACGACAAGGCACGCAGCGGCGTCGAGTTCATGCGCGTCTGCCAGGGCTGGCACCGCGCGTTCGACAAGATCCAGCATGGCGGCATTCCCGTGGTCGCCTGCCTGCAGGGAGCGGTCGTGGGCGGCGGGCTGGAACTGGCCAGCGCAGCCCACGTGCGCGTTGCCGACAGCCGCACCTTCTTCGCACTGCCCGAGGGCACCCGAGGCATCTTCACGGGCGGCGGCGCCACGGTGCGCACTGCGCGGATCATCTCCGCCCCTCGCATGGTGGAGATGATGCTCACCGGACGGGTCCTCGATGCGCGGGAGGGCCGCGAACTGGGTTTGGCCCACTACGTATGCGACATCGCGAAAGGCGACACGCCCGCACCCGAGTTCGCCCTGACCCTCGCAAAGAAGATCGCGGGCAATGCGCCCCTTTCAAACTACGCCATCGTCAGCGCCATCAGCCGCATCGCCGACATGTCGGCCACGGACGGGCTGTTCACCGAGGGGCTGGTGATGGCCATGATCCAGCAGGGTGACGATGTGCAGGAGCGCCTGGGCGATTTCGTGAACAAGAAGGCGCACAAGGTCCAACTGAATGCTTGATCTTCAAGACGCGCGCTACCGGCCTCGGCCAGCGATGCGCGACCGCGTCATGGCTGGGCTCAGGTCACTTGCAAGGACCCCCTGGCGCCCATCAGCAACTCCACCACATCGGGTGCGTTGATGACGCTAAAACGCGGGTCCATCTGCGCGGCGGTCATACCGTTGTGGATCATGCACGAGCCGCAGATGGCAATGCGACCTCCATTTTCCAAGAATTTCTCCAGCAGATCGGCAACGGGTTCGAAAGGCTTGCCGATGTCCAATCCAGCGGCCGCGCCGGGTTGTCCCAGTTCCACGGCTTCCACCATCAGGATGATGGTCGCCGTATGTCCCTTGAGCAGCGCGTTGAGCGCCATGATGAAGGTCACGGTCACCTTGTTGGGATTGCTTCTTCCGTCAAAAATGGTCGCAACGAAGTCGGTGGTCTGCATGGCTAGGTCCTTGTGATAAACAGCGACTGTGGGGATGCGAGTTGGAGGGTGCAAAGCTCTGGCACCGGATGCAGGCGGTCCGCGGCGCCGCACGACGGACCGGGCCCAGGCTACGGGGCGCTGGCCGGCGCGCCCGGAATGCTGGACAGCGCCGCGAACTCGTTGAAGGCGGCCACCGCGTTCGATGCGTACATCGCCGACGGACCCCCTCCCATATAGATGGCCACGCCCAGGGCCTCATGGACCTCCGCAGCCGTCGCGCCGAGCTTGACCAATGCCTTGGCATGAAAGCCGATGCAGCCATCGCACCGCGCGGCCACGCCGATCGCCAACGCGATCAGCTCTTTCGTCTTGGCGTCGAGTGCGCCGTCGGCGATCGCTGCCTTGCCCATCTCACCAAAACTCTTCATGACCTGCGGCACTCCCTTGTGCAGGGGCGCCAGGTGAGCCACCACGTCCTGCGTCAGTTGCCGGTAACTTGTCGTCATCGCGAACTCCTCATGGTTTTGGAACATCGAATATGAAACCGGGTTGACCCGCACGCTCGACCGGACCCAGACGGCTTCATGGCGCAGCGGCCGCCGCCGACTGCCGGCGGTTGCGCCAAGCCAGCCAACCCAGCAGGGCCAGCACGAGCGCGATGAGGGGCAGCATCAGGCCGTTGATGGTTTCCCAGCCCGAGGTGTTCAGCAGCCGGCCCGACCCGAACGAGGCGACGGCCACGGTGCCGAACACCAGGAAATCGTTGAGTGCCTGCACCTTGGCGCGCTCGGGCGCGGTGTAGCAGTCGGTCACCAGCGCCGTGGCGCCGATGAAGCCGAAATTCCAGCCCACGCCCAGCAGGATCAGCGAGCCCCAGAAGTGCAGAAGTTCGAGGCCGGCCAGGGCCAGCAGGCCAGAGGTGCCGATCAACACCAGTCCGCACGCCGTGATGGCGGTCTTGCCGAAACGCGCGATCAGGTGGCCGGTGAAGAAGCTCGGCGCAAACATGGCGAGCACGTGCCACTGGATGCCCAGCGCCGCCTCGCCCACGGTGTGGCCGCAACCCACCATGGCCATCGGCGCGGCCGTCATGATGAAAGCCATCAGGCCGTAGGACACGATGCCCGCCGTGACGGCCACGACGAAGCCTGGACTGCGCGCGATCACTGCCAGCGGGCGCGCCGCGCCCACGACGGCGGACGCCTGGGGCGGCGGCATGCGCAGCATCAGCAGCAGCGGCAAGGCCAGCAGCGCCAGGCCCGCCTGCCCGAGGAAGCTGCCAGCGAACGGCGCCATGGGCCAGGCGTCGCGCGTCCAGATGACGACCTGCGGGCCGATGACCGCGGCGATCAGGCCGCCGATCATGATGCGCGAGATGACGGTGGCGCGCTGCGGCGGCGGCACCGCATCGCTGGCCGCGAAGCGGTAGCTCTGCACGCACGCGCCGTAGAAGCCAGCCATCGCCGTGCCCACGCAGAAGGTCTCGAAACTGCCCCACAGGACGCCCAATGCGGCGATGAGCCCGGACACCGAACCCAGCAGCGCCCCCAACGCATAGGCCGCGCGCCGGCCCAGACGACGCATCAGCAGGGCCGCAGGGATGGTCGACAGCGCCAGCCCCAGGTTGTAGAGGCTGACCGGCAGTGTGGCCAGCGAAGGGTTGCTGGCCAGCATCTGACCCACGATGCCGCCCAGCGAAATGATGATGGGTGGCGCGGCGCCGCCCAGCGATTGGGCGGCCATCAGCAGGCCCACATTGCGGCGGGCATCTGTCGCAGCGGGCGGTGGCAGCGAAGCAGGTGGCGTCATGAACGAATCAGGAATGAGGTGTCAGGCGAACCCACGCCGCAGCATGAGAACACCGGCAGGAAGACCTGCCGCACTTCCTGCCTTCGAGGAAGTGCCTTGATATTTTATTAGCTTATGCTAAATTAGATACATGTTAAATACAAGCTGCCATGATGGTTGACAAGAAAGACCAGTCGTTTCTACAGGACGGCGCGGCCAAGGCTGCGGCCATGCTGCGGACGGTCGGCAATGAGCATCGCCTGCTCGTTCTCTGCCTGCTGATCGAGCATGGCGAGATGACCGTCGGTGCCCTGCACGAAAACGTGGCGCTGAGCCAGTCCGCCTTGTCCCAGCACCTGGCCAAGATGCGCGAGGAAGGCCTGGTGACCTATCGGCGAGAGTCGCAGACCCTGCACTACCGTATCGACAACCCCGACGTGGCCAAGCTCATCGCCACGCTCAAGGCCATCTTCTGTCCCTGATCCACCCTCGGAGGCCATTGCCATGTCCCTGAAATCCATCTCGCCCCAAGCTGCCAGCGAACTCATGAACCAGGGTGCCGTTCTGGTGGACATCCGTGCGGCGGACGAACATGCCCGTGAGCGCATCGCGCAGGCACGCCATGTGCCGATGGAC
This window of the Pseudomonas mosselii genome carries:
- a CDS encoding ArsR/SmtB family transcription factor, translating into MMVDKKDQSFLQDGAAKAAAMLRTVGNEHRLLVLCLLIEHGEMTVGALHENVALSQSALSQHLAKMREEGLVTYRRESQTLHYRIDNPDVAKLIATLKAIFCP
- a CDS encoding MFS transporter encodes the protein MTPPASLPPPAATDARRNVGLLMAAQSLGGAAPPIIISLGGIVGQMLASNPSLATLPVSLYNLGLALSTIPAALLMRRLGRRAAYALGALLGSVSGLIAALGVLWGSFETFCVGTAMAGFYGACVQSYRFAASDAVPPPQRATVISRIMIGGLIAAVIGPQVVIWTRDAWPMAPFAGSFLGQAGLALLALPLLLMLRMPPPQASAVVGAARPLAVIARSPGFVVAVTAGIVSYGLMAFIMTAAPMAMVGCGHTVGEAALGIQWHVLAMFAPSFFTGHLIARFGKTAITACGLVLIGTSGLLALAGLELLHFWGSLILLGVGWNFGFIGATALVTDCYTAPERAKVQALNDFLVFGTVAVASFGSGRLLNTSGWETINGLMLPLIALVLALLGWLAWRNRRQSAAAAAP
- the mobH gene encoding MobH family relaxase, with product MLSLFQRKRPAVATAPTPPPASDLPKGLMRPESAASLLATPRRQKLLEHIWQRTSLSRKQFAVLYRAPLERYAELVQAFPASESHHHAYPGGMLDHGLEIVAYALKLRQSHLLPIGASPEDQAAQAEAWTAAVAYAALLHDIGKIAVDLHVELADGSLWHPWYGPLHQPYRFRYRDDREYRLHSAATGLLYRQLLDTQLLDWLSDYRDLWGPLLYVLAGQYEHAGVLGELVVQADRASVAQELGGDPARAMAAPKHALQRKLLDGLRYLLKEELKLNQPEASDGWLTEDALWLVSKTVSDKLRAHLLSQGIDGIPANNTAVFNVLQDHGMLQPTLDGKAVWRATVTSNAGWTHSFTLLRLAPALIWEAGERPAPFAGTVAIDTSPVEKHAAAASSPEVAAKPTPGGQESPPWEGGSAADPIIAPLAEAMPDVMEDLLTMVGMGDSSATQQDESTIPTELSATRPEAPPPSIVASSPSSPAPAATPAATTVQPSGEHFMAWLKQGIASRRLIINDAKALVHTVSDTAYLVSPGVFQRYAQEHPQLAAIARQEKLEPWQWAQKRFEKLAAHRKQASGLNIWTCHVSGPRKSRQLHGYLLTQPGALFERVPPNNPYLCLFNEEAGREVSLAAK
- a CDS encoding carboxymuconolactone decarboxylase family protein, coding for MTTSYRQLTQDVVAHLAPLHKGVPQVMKSFGEMGKAAIADGALDAKTKELIALAIGVAARCDGCIGFHAKALVKLGATAAEVHEALGVAIYMGGGPSAMYASNAVAAFNEFAALSSIPGAPASAP
- a CDS encoding crotonase/enoyl-CoA hydratase family protein, translated to MSEPILLTSEQDNIGIVTLNMAHKRNALNEEAIAAIDAYFSAVPSHIRAILLTAKGDHFCAGLDLKEHHDKARSGVEFMRVCQGWHRAFDKIQHGGIPVVACLQGAVVGGGLELASAAHVRVADSRTFFALPEGTRGIFTGGGATVRTARIISAPRMVEMMLTGRVLDAREGRELGLAHYVCDIAKGDTPAPEFALTLAKKIAGNAPLSNYAIVSAISRIADMSATDGLFTEGLVMAMIQQGDDVQERLGDFVNKKAHKVQLNA
- a CDS encoding DsrE family protein, giving the protein MQTTDFVATIFDGRSNPNKVTVTFIMALNALLKGHTATIILMVEAVELGQPGAAAGLDIGKPFEPVADLLEKFLENGGRIAICGSCMIHNGMTAAQMDPRFSVINAPDVVELLMGARGSLQVT
- a CDS encoding AraC family transcriptional regulator; its protein translation is MPVDYLPGMLGSIANSAVKFAKTDNLVRPPRGLPASPNAVAAATVSCDLVEDLLRSLRSLCSDQALDRCLQQAGIVKAFISHPGSRLTHDQLVGLYRRSAAATGDEMMGLWSRPIRTGALKYIVRAVMDAPSIEVALYRFTQVWNLLLDDYRLSLTKADASLRLELVPRSSKAGGNRFGHALMLKLTHGIVSWLAGREVPVRSVAFAFPRPSFAADYSILFPAPIDFCGPLSQITFHAELAKVRPKRSASDARSFLERAPRDWIFTSYHQHALRLKVRELLHVDLGRTLDDVSSRLHMSSRTLMRKLQQEGLSFQGIKDELRRDLAILHLVRNDSSLEEISDALGFSAPAVFHRAFRHWTGMTPGRYRAAQQGISHGVTL